The following coding sequences lie in one Ostrea edulis chromosome 8, xbOstEdul1.1, whole genome shotgun sequence genomic window:
- the LOC125663442 gene encoding uncharacterized PE-PGRS family protein PE_PGRS46-like, whose amino-acid sequence MAREYSLASDVLCISACADGICPMSCNCQCVADKLFNGFRSGGSQKGTKGFGRSRGFPGEFRGDRGNFWVGRRGEPGGMIQGNGGFPNNDNMGFISGQGGRRGGFDIIDNGVDTRRFRQPSIRREIGFDLDGVNGRGSMIPGSFGGGIGVRNGGRDLGGVGFENGIDFGNRLGTQGGLGVGGNGGLGGGAGALSVDGAFGGGALGVGGNGAFGGGAGALGVSGNGALGGGAGALGVGGNGALGGGAGALGVDGAFGAGAGALGVRGAFEGGAGALGGGRGGNGFGNGIDDRSALGLNGGTGIRGDFLGAFPNDVGLGISNDVAGTDRDFRLFPSNAQVGLGLDSNVPLDFSQLQNIDRLDIPLDGSQGIPDLLEPELSLMDSIPDLNGPELIDPGLEANGGGGFIGVDAPGVGPVGLDPTALQELGGLVGGPFDPIMDVGPGAGGGGAPPKPKKESKKPKKVTETVDIKVDVIKKGSPKGKGDKTNGNGKKPDRSLPGTGPNTPAGIPTGAQNSNVGLRPGDIVDPSFFLGGAGGGKRDGMLDGGLLDSANGGLQGGMTGNQGSGPPIGILVDGPSSGGFMSNTGTDGFPGGFGGGRQGGRGIDGFAGNRDSQNGPFDRLALDTLPGGGDQGKGHSGFNNGQGNFDPQGRGHSGQSNFDPQGNGHPGTIGFNNGQGNFDSQAGQTGHMDGFGLDAFPAGGSDAVGSGHMGGRGPDGGGQMFDPNALFEPIIQSGTGFNDQMTFIDPTQPNNGPGSEISFMSDSQNGAGSVSGGNINLDLSSLLGSLDLTGISSGGNGQGTGENGPAGGVIGLADMAGGIQGDVGGGAIGVNSGSGKETMDSCLTRGEQLWCDVRSSWGGTPGVQGWCNSNCQKGACNFERCACSCISNAEYDFRMNSSGSKKF is encoded by the exons ATGGCTCGCGAGTATTCTTTGGCCTCAGATGTTCTGTGTATCAGCGCCTGCGCAGATGGAATATGTCCTATGTCATGCAACTGCCAATGTGTTGCTGATAAACTATTTAATGGTTTTCGTTCTGGAGGATCCCAAAAAGGGACAAAAGGGTTTGGAAGAAGTCGGGGCTTTCCAGGTGAATTTAGAGGGGACCGTGGAAATTTTTGGGTCGGTCGAAGGGGTGAACCTGGTGGTATGATTCAGGGAAATGGTGGATTTCCGAACAATGACAATATGGGGTTTATTTCTGGACAAGGTGGACGCCGTGGAGGATTTGATATTATTGACAATGGTGTCGATACAAGACGATTTAGACAACCATCAATTAGAAGGGAAATTGGTTTTGACTTAGATGGAGTTAATGGTCGGGGATCTATGATACCAGGTTCGTTTGGAGGCGGAATAGGCGTCAGAAATGGAGGAAGAGACCTTGGGGGAGTAGGATTTGAAAATGGGATAGATTTTGGAAACAGATTAGGAACCCAAGGGGGATTAGGTGTAGGTGGAAATGGTGGGCTTGGAGGAGGTGCAGGTGCACTAAGTGTAGATGGTGCTTTTGGAGGAGGTGCATTAGGTGTAGGTGGAAATGGTGCATTTGGAGGAGGTGCAGGTGCATTAGGTGTAAGTGGAAATGGTGCACTTGGAGGAGGTGCAGGTGCATTAGGTGTAGGTGGAAATGGTGCACTTGGAGGAGGTGCAGGTGCGCTTGGTGTAGATGGTGCTTTTGGAGCAGGTGCAGGTGCATTAGGTGTACGTGGTGCTTTTGAAGGAGGTGCAGGTGCACTAGGTGGAGGACGAGGTGGAAATGGTTTCGGAAATGGAATAGATGATAGAAGTGCATTAGGACTTAACGGTGGAACAGGAATTAGAGGTGACTTTTTAGGGGCATTTCCAAACGACGTTGGTTTGGGAATCTCAAACGATGTGGCTGGAACGGACAGAGATTTTCGTCTCTTTCCAAGCAATGCACAGGTAGGATTAGGACTGGATTCGAACGTTCCATTGGATTTCTCACAATTACAGAATATAGACCGACTGGATATTCCTCTTGACGGTTCCCAAGGAATTCCAGATTTACTGGAGCCTGAATTGTCGTTAATGGATTCTATACCAGATCTTAATGGACCAGAACTAATTGACCCAGGACTTGAAGCTAATGGTGGTGGGGGATTTATCGGAGTAGATGCTCCAGGTGTTGGGCCTGTGGGCTTAGATCCGACAGCTCTTCAAGAACTGGGTGGTCTAGTAGGAGGCCCTTTTGATCCGATTATGGATGTAGGGCCAGGGGCAGGGGGAGGGGGAGCACCACCCAAGCCAAAAAAAGAAAgcaaaaaacccaaaaaagTAACGGAAACTGTCGACATTAAAGTGGATGTCATAAAGAAAGGAAGTCCAAAAGGTAAAGGCGATAAAACAAACGGAAACGGTAAAAAACCAGACAGATCACTACCAGGAACAGGACCCAACACTCCAGCTGGGATTCCGACAGGAGCACAAAATTCAAATGTGGGATTACGTCCAGGGGACATTGTCGATCCTTCATTTTTTCTAGGTGGCGCTGGTGGAGGAAAAAGAGACGGTATGTTGGACGGAGGATTACTAGATTCAGCGAATGGTGGCCTACAAGGTGGCATGACGGGAAATCAAGGCTCGGGGCCACCGATAGGAATTCTGGTAGATGGACCCTCATCAGGAGGATTTATGAGTAACACAGGCACTGATGGTTTTCCAGGTGGATTTGGAGGTGGTCGACAAGGCGGTCGTGGCATTGATGGTTTTGCAGGAAATCGTGATTCTCAAAATGGGCCTTTTGATCGCCTTGCATTAGACACTTTACCAGGGGGTGGTGATCAAGGTAAAGGTCATTCAGGATTTAACAATGGACAAGGAAACTTTGACCCTCAAGGAAGAGGCCATTCTGGACAAAGTAACTTTGACCCGCAAGGAAATGGTCATCCTGGGACCATAGGATTTAACAACGGACAAGGAAACTTTGATTCTCAAGCAGGTCAAACAGGGCACATGGATGGTTTTGGATTAGATGCCTTTCCTGCTGGTGGTTCAGATGCCGTTGGCTCTGGACACATGGGTGGAAGAGGGCCCGATGGCGGTGGTCAAATGTTCGATCCAAATG CTCTCTTTGAACCTATTATACAATCTGGAACAGGATTCAACGATCAGATGACATTCATAGATCCCACGCAGCCTAATAATGGACCCGGTAGTGAAATTTCCTTCATGTCCGATTCTCAAAATGGCGCTGGTTCCGTTTCCGGAGGAAATATTAATCTTGATCTGTCCTCTCTGCTGGGTAGTCTTGATTTGACTGGCATATCCAGTGGCGGAAACGGACAAGGCACTGGTGAAAATGGACCTGCTGGTGGAGTTATTGGACTTGCCGACATGGCAGGAGGAATTCAGGGTGACGTAGGGGGAGGTGCTATCGGTGTCAACAGCGGAAGTGGAAAAGAAACAATGGACTCTTGTTTAACGCGAGGCGAGCAACTCTGGTGTGACGTCAGATCTTCTTGGGGAGGTACCCCTGGAGTTCAGGGATGGTGTAACTCAAACTGCCAAAAAGGCGCGTGTAATTTCGAGAGATGTGCCTGTTCTTGCATATCTAATGCGGAGTATGACTTTCGGATGAATTCCTCAGgatctaaaaaattctaa
- the LOC125663443 gene encoding uncharacterized protein LOC125663443: MSLVTVSATLFVIVLNIGTVLLQRNQRPTSTTDRIIAGGRPFEVVQTNDGRRILVFLEDGGGRRRVQTISSSQGLNIVDSFPSDPSLLSRRQRRGLEKLRRDLSRLLRRRTNLSRYTITRDRNRVPELVRRRSSRQRALSRNDVIHMFRLIKQYLSGQLLTTSQTQRTSSLSTSRVMSPLTSTFSTSSATFSPTTSTLKTTLRPVSITSTIRPTARASKSEGLVTQLREEEQKLITLLQTTTSPTARLTTDNGIVNTLQDKDRQLIQELANLERTTLLPTTPSVAHVLSSRESLLHRTRSDILQVKTDLQRIQNALLQRLRNRNERNNAPSAQSNAEFVRLQNIEQHLLHRLQSLQSKANQITRDRMQPITKEKRNETMRSSEKMMNVKHTETTSHTGNPQQVDPVHSRLESVLLSLEKGLSKAEQLVLIRVLGEIEGGGQIKINTDINHLMGKLHNLLTGDDFIFIRHVILGKDTGPLGLPAAQASLDTQTGPQENNAEAFPTGDIDKIANIVQNHLLPEEQHAVMNLLSQNRQRESHSPQTPYVRLGLEKLKKVLTFSEYKTLERLINGATEQHQQPGHNVNVPAAVEHSARLHPTNQHIGPNHQSSHLLPHRQDLNIVNNLIPPSTSEFIGHQTMIQQNQMQHQNGVSGQTGAHPIRHVPAATHGFHGIINSMGYPMQAGMPAFMQELMFGDTTDPPDLPSPSTTSSTTTSAAATTAPTPPEGVVHQSSSLRGKVGFENIPSTTSSPSTNSPAMGISSHIKTIMHVLKSSGVPQNVKLEFHLPKQSQAGEESPKIVEHKPEKLTTPVHTSRVVKPEVTFPYKLEQFQNSVNHSHVKGHIIVNNQQSQVFVPFKKPQSDAYIRVQVHKTQPNNIPVFRGSQVSSSRQANHQKYQVTSHTGKDDNVDNLSNIETANYIRETPIVYQGQLPHQNMHSQNEFAQTSKIRQTTKSVNAGAEQKINTPRRKPPTPKSIAELEQINKLHFQVPLNRMSRGLHQSMTSQSNQQGPILDFHRRTLPTLPPTKAKFTIQNEEGNVLQNLQQFQSQTPNFVPQSNSLLRLAKESLMNNGVIGNSIHVRGHRVSNDQRENHPVALNNALFHDAPSLAIPRGFVNDDSNFILNKPTHRKNLNQMATQLVSATPSFQAQLGPLSPQTHKQTNVKQPNVHVITSALSNNGHANIPFSLNGMVTAAKPALESNNYISTNQVSKIESPDQRNAIQNTDSASANHSEGIPVTMPPKQTSFIAPQGNQYLHKTNDHSRKWEDVTKLEKVADNQIKNIILNTGGKVQTSFWDSLVQKKASSPNQVIRINLDSNLQHSPLFKEKKVTERAPITEEVEAEDVTTTTTVKPSEEFRMEIHTNQDGVSKISIVPQANQSGNSKCDPSSADFTCVGMAPFDVVKSIGTWCLAKCLQGSCVDTVCSCSCDRKLHSSFDHSNGEDMASILTRGGNSKSTKIQTTLNEIYTSLKANSNPQPQRNSVQNGETVKFQNGQNDKTKNENNGQNPELKNSMDVQFLLRSIEGMIEEKLRRMAPVTTPSPPPEEEVEAEDVQTTVPPSNNNGNNNNHANGNNWNNNGNNNNWNNNGNNNNWNNNGNSWNNNGNNNNGNNWNNNGNNNNGNNWNNNGNNNWNNNDNGNDNNGNNNNWNNNGNNNWNNGNNWNNNPNNGNNWGSNAPWQNGNWNNRPNNPPWNGQSPNWNQWNNGGAGGPWGGPNSQWNNWRGNGNWNMAFSRRNQWQGHAGGGEAAD; this comes from the exons atgtctCTCGTCACTGTTAGTGCTACTCTGTTTGTGATAGTCCTGAACATAGGAACAGTTCTTCTGCAG agaaACCAAAGACCCACATCCACAACAGACAGAATCATTGCAG GTGGCAGACCTTTTGAAGTTGTGCAGACGAATGATGGGAGGCGGATCCTCGTTTTTTTAGAAGACGGGGGTGGTAGAAGAAGAGTTCAGACCATCTCCTCCTCACAAGGCCTCAATATCGTAGACTCCTTTCCGAGTGACCCGTCCTTGTTATCGCGAAGACAACGCCGAGGTCTGGAGAAATTACGAAGAGACTTGTCGAGACTCTTACGCAGGCGTACAAATCTTAGCCGATACACAATAACTAGAGATCGAAATAGAGTTCCGGAATTGGTCCGTAGAAGAAGCAGTCGACAGAGGGCGCTTTCAAGAAATGATGTCATTCACATGTTTCGATTGATAAAGCAGTACTTATCGGGGCAGCTACTAACAACGTCACAAACTCAAAGAACGAGCAGTTTGTCGACTTCACGTGTGATGTCACCTTTGACATCAACATTCAGCACAAGTTCAGCAACTTTTAGCCCTACAACGTCAACACTAAAAACTACTCTACGACCGGTCTCGATCACATCAACGATAAGGCCCACAGCGCGTGCGTCAAAGTCGGAGGGTTTAGTGACACAGCTTCGAGAAGAGGAACAGAAACTAATTACCTTACTGCAGACGACAACTTCACCAACAGCAAGATTAACTACCGACAACGGGATCGTGAACACTCTGCAGGACAAGGACAGACAACTCATACAAGAACTGGCTAATCTAGAAAGAACCACATTACTGCCAACAACGCCCTCAGTGGCACACGTTTTGTCTTCCCGAGAGTCCCTCCTCCACAGAACTAGGAGTGATATTTTACAGGTGAAGACAGACCTCCAGAGAATACAAAATGCGCTTCTACAGAGGCTGCGGAACAGAAATGAGAGGAACAATGCACCCAGTGCTCAATCAAATGCAGAATTTGTTCGTCTTCAGAACATCGAACAACATCTCCTTCATCGTCTTCAGTCACTGCAATCGAAGGCAAATCAAATAACACGTGATCGTATGCAACCAATCACAAAGGAGAAGAGAAACGAAACCATGAGGTCAAGTGAGAAAATGATGAATGTAAAACATACAGAAACAACTTCACACACTGGGAACCCCCAGCAGGTTGATCCAGTTCATTCCAGACTTGAAAGTGTTTTACTATCGCTCGAAAAGGGATTGAGTAAAGCCGAACAATTGGTTCTAATTCGAGTTCTTGGAGAGATAGAAGGAGGtggacaaataaaaattaatacagatattAATCACCTCATGGGAAAACTTCATAACTTATTGACTGGTGACGATTTCATATTCATAAGACATGTAATATTAGGAAAAGACACCGGCCCATTGGGACTTCCGGCGGCTCAGGCGTCATTAGATACACAGACAGGTCCCCAGGAGAATAACGCAGAGGCTTTTCCTACTGGCGATATAGACAAAATAGCGAACATCGTGCAAAATCATCTTCTTCCTGAGGAACAACACGCTGTAATGAATCTTTTGTCTCAAAATCGTCAACGTGAATCGCATTCTCCTCAAACACCTTATGTTCGTCTTGGTCTTGAAAAGCTAAAGAAAGTGCTTACATTCTCGGAATACAAGACTCTGGAAAGATTAATTAACGGAGCAACAGAGCAACATCAACAACCGGGACATAATGTGAATGTTCCGGCTGCTGTCGAGCATTCGGCGAGACTTCACCCGACCAATCAACACATAGGACCGAATCATCAATCATCTCATCTGCTCCCACACCGCCAGGATTTAAACATTGTCAATAATCTCATACCACCATCCACATCTGAATTCATTGGTCATCAAACAATGATTCAGCAGAACCAGATGCAACACCAAAACGGCGTCTCCGGTCAGACGGGTGCTCATCCGATAAGACACGTTCCTGCGGCAACACATGGTTTTCATGGAATTATAAATAGCATGGGTTATCCGATGCAAGCAGGCATGCCTGCATTCATGCAAGAGCTGATGTTCGGTGATACAACAGATCCTCCCGATCTTCCGAGCCCCAGTACCACGTCATCTACAACCACGTCAGCAGCTGCAACGACGGCACCAACACCGCCAGAGGGCGTGGTGCATCAATCATCATCTTTAAGAGGGAAGGTGGGATTTGAAAATATTCCATCTACTACATCTTCTCCAAGCACGAATAGTCCCGCCATGGGGATATCATCTCACATTAAAACAATTATGCATGTATTAAAAAGTTCTGGGGTGCCTCAAAACGTTAAGCTCGAATTCCATTTGCCGAAGCAGTCACAAGCTGGAGAAGAGTCTCCCAAGATAGTTGAACATAAACCAGAAAAATTGACGACTCCAGTCCATACATCACGAGTTGTGAAACCGGAAGTAACATTTCCCTACAAATTGGAACAATTTCAAAACAGTGTGAACCATTCACACGTAAAGGGTCACATTATTGTAAACAATCAACAATCTCAGGTGTTTGTGCCTTTTAAAAAACCGCAAAGCGATGCTTACATCCGCGTTCAAGTTCATAAAACTCAACCAAACAACATACCCGTGTTTCGCGGGTCTCAGGTTTCCTCTAGTCGCCAAGCTAACCACCAGAAATACCAGGTAACAAGCCATACTGGAAAGGACGATAATGTCGATAATCTATCAAACATAGAGACAGCCAACTATATCAGAGAAACACCCATTGTTTATCAAGGGCAACTACCTCATCAAAATATGCATTCCCAAAACGAGTTTGCTCAGACCAGTAAAATCAGACAAACTACGAAATCTGTGAATGCTGGAGCAgaacaaaaaataaacacacCACGACGAAAGCCACCAACGCCAAAGTCTATAGCAGAACTTGAACAGATAAATAAACTTCACTTTCAAGTTCCATTAAATCGGATGTCTCGAGGTCTACATCAGTCGATGACGTCACAAAGCAATCAACAGGGCCCAATACTGGATTTCCATCGTAGAACTCTTCCGACGTTACCACCTACCAAAGCAAAATTTACCATCCAAAATGAAGAAGGAAATGTTCTACAGAATCTTCAACAGTTCCAATCTCAAACTCCAAATTTTGTTCCCCAGTCAAACAGTCTTTTACGATTAGCGAAAGAGTCCTTGATGAATAATGGTGTGATAGGAAACTCCATTCATGTCAGAGGACACCGTGTTTCAAACGATCAGAGAGAAAACCATCCAGTGGCATTGAATAATGCACTATTTCATGATGCTCCTTCGCTGGCAATTCCAAGAGGTTTTGTAAATGACGATTCAAACTTTATACTAAACAAACCTACACATCGGAAGAACTTAAATCAGATGGCGACTCAACTAGTGTCTGCTACACCGTCATTTCAAGCACAACTAGGACCGCTATCACCACAAACACACAAACAGACAAATGTCAAGCAACCAAACGTGCATGTCATTACAAGTGCCTTAAGTAACAACGGTCATGCAAATATTCCCTTTTCTTTAAATGGAATGGTCACTGCTGCTAAGCCTGCTCTGGAATCAAACAATTACATAAGTACTAACCAAGTCTCAAAAATTGAATCGCCCGATCAACGTAACGCCATTCAAAATACAGATTCTGCATCAGCCAATCACTCCGAGGGAATCCCTGTGACAATGCCACCTAAACAGACATCATTCATCGCTCCTCAGGGAAACCAATATCTGCACAAAACGAATGATCACAGCAGAAAATGGGAAGACGTGACAAAACTAGAGAAGGTTGCCGACAATCAGATAAAGAATATCATCCTAAACACGGGTGGGAAAGTACAAACTTCATTCTGGGATAGTCTCGTGCAGAAAAAAGCATCTTCACCCAACCAGGTAATTAGAATTAATCTGGACTCAAATCTCCAGCACTCTCCGTTGTTCAAGGAAAAGAAGGTGACCGAAAGAGCTCCGATAACGGAGGAGGTAGAGGCAGAGGACGTTACTACAACCACTACTGTGAAACCAAGCGAGGAATTCCGAATGGAAATTCACACAAATCAAGATGGCGTTAGTAAAATCAGCATCGTCCCACAGGCAAATCAAAGtggaaattcaaaatgtgaTCCTTCATCTGCCGATTTTACTTGTGTGGGAATGGCGCCTTTTGATGTCGTTAAATCTATAGGAACCTGGTGTTTGGCCAAATGTTTACAGGGGTCTTGTGTAGATACTGTATGTAGTTGTTCGTGCGACCGGAAATTGCATTCCTCGTTTGATCATTCTAATGGAGAAGACATGGCTTCCATTTTGACAAGGGGAGGGAACTCTAAATCCACCAAAATTCAAACAACATTAAACGAAATCTACACATCTCTGAAGGCAAATTCAAATCCTCAACCTCAGAGGAATAGTGTCCAGAATGGCGAGACTGTAAAGTTTCAGAATGGGCAGAATGATAAAacgaaaaatgaaaataatgggCAGAATCCAGAGCTGAAGAACTCTATGGATGTACAGTTCTTGTTGCGTTCCATAGAGGGCATGATAGAGGAGAAACTTCGGAGAATGGCTCCGGTGACGACACCTAGCCCGCCACCCGAAGAGGAGGTAGAAGCGGAAGACGTACAGACAACGGTGCCACCTTCAAATAACAACGGGAATAACAACAACCATGCCAATGGAAATAACTGGAATAACAATGGAAATAATAATAACTGGAATAACAATGGAAATAATAACAATTGGAATAACAATGGAAATAGCTGGAATAACAATGGTAATAATAACAATGGAAATAATTGGAATAACAATGGAAATAATAACAATGGAAATAATTGGAATAACAATGGAAATAATAATTGGAATAACAATGATAATGGTAATGATAACAAtggaaataataataattggaaTAACAATGGAAATAATAACTGGAATAATGGAAATAACTGGAACAATAATCCGAATAATGGAAACAATTGGGGCAGTAACGCCCCCTGGCAGAACGGGAACTGGAATAACAGACCAAACAATCCCCCATGGAATGGGCAGTCACCGAACTGGAACCAATGGAATAATGGAGGCGCAGGTGGTCCCTGGGGCGGACCTAACAGTCAGTGGAATAACTGGCGCGGAAACGGGAATTGGAACATGGCATTTTCTCGCCGAAATCAATGGCAGGGGCATGCAGGAGGCGGAGAGGCGGCAGACTGA
- the LOC125662789 gene encoding SKI8 subunit of superkiller complex protein-like, with protein sequence MANTGLSQLYSIIFKQENAHEDSIWSCAWEQSDRDRSENIITGGIDDLVKIWKWTGEKLELRHTLEGHQLGVVSVDMNLSGTLAASSSLDSHVRVWDVDTGKCIKSMEAGPVDAWTISFSPDSRILATGSHSGKINLFGVESGRKEESLDTRGRFTLSIAYSPDGKLIASGAIDGIINIFDTQTGRLIHTLEGHAKPIRSLCFSPDSQLLVTGSDDNQIKIYDVQHANSVGTLSGHGSWILNVDFCPDNTHFVSSSSDKTVKIWNAGSRQCVHTFYDHSDQVWSAKYNCAGSKIVSVSDDRAVHIYDCPPV encoded by the exons ATGGCGAACACGGGTCTCTCACAACTG tATTCCATAATATTCAAGCAGGAAAATG CCCATGAAGACAGCATTTGGAGTTGTGCGTGGGAACAGAGCGATCGAGACCGATCGGAAAACATTATCACCGGAGGCATCGATGACCTGGTCAAAATATGGAAATG GACTGGAGAAAAGTTGGAGCTAAGACACACCCTGGAAGGTCACCAGCTCGGGGTCGTCTCCGTGGATATGAACCTGAGTggcacat TGGCTGCGTCGAGCAGCTTAGACAGCCATGTGCGGGTTTGGGATGTAGACACGGGAAAATGTATCAAAAGTATGGAGGCGGGGCCAG TTGATGCTTGGACCATCAGTTTTTCTCCGGATTCCAGGATTTTAGCAACAGGAAGTCACAGTGGGAAAATTAACCTGTTCGGGGTTGAGTCTGGGCGTAAAGAAGAATCTCTAGACACCAGGGGGCGCTTCACATTAAGTATTGCTTAT AGTCCTGATGGGAAATTAATCGCGTCCGGTGCAATAGACGGGATTATTAACATCTTTGACACACAGACAGGAAGGCTAATTCACACACTTGAAG gtCACGCCAAACCAATCCGGTCGTTGTGTTTTTCACCAGATTCTCAGCTGTTGGTAACTGGTTCTGATGATAACCAGATTAAGATCTATGATGT ACAACATGCTAACTCCGTCGGGACTTTGTCTGGGCACGGGTCCTGGATCCTCAATGTAGATTTCTGTCCGGACAATACTCACTTTGTGTCGAG TTCATCAGATAAGACAGTCAAAATATGGAATGCCGGCAGCCGGCAGTGTGTCCACACGTTCTACGATCATTCCGACCAG GTATGGAGTGCAAAATACAATTGTGCAGGGTCCAAAATCGTGTCCGTATCAGATGACCGTGCTGTACACATTTACGACTGTCCACCGGTCTGA